The following DNA comes from Anopheles coustani chromosome 2, idAnoCousDA_361_x.2, whole genome shotgun sequence.
GTTCCAAACGACGAGTGCCAAGCGATCCATTCGAGCACAATCCATCCGTCACAAATTTGTGCCGCCTATCCTGGAGGCGGCAAAGGACAGTGCGGTGTAAGTCTGTCGCTTGCGAAATGTACCTACAGACCTTATCTTACATTTGCATTTTCCGCAGGGAGATTCTGGAGGTCCGTTGCTACATCACGGAGTTCAGGTGGGCATCGTTTCATGGAGTGTCAGACCATGTGGTGCTGCACCATATCCTGGCGTTCTGACAAAGGTATCGCACCACTTGGATTTCATACGAGAACACACAAGTATTCTGCAGTAACATATAAAAAGGTTTAATTCATCCCGATAGAATAAAACTAGCGCTTAAGCAAGTTAAACTATTGGGTAATGAAGGTACAATTATGAACTGaaataacgaaaataaataatcacgAACAAGTTCTAATAACGATCTCTTTATCTCAAAACAAACTGGATCGCTATTTAACACAGATCCGTTGTATATAACCATGACAAATTTATTACATCGAGAGAGATTAAGAAGAACCTTATTTACCCTTTCGTATCCTAAAACTGTCACTCAAATTGTCATGAATCCGGATTGGTCTTGTGTAGTTCAAGCAGCTGACCTTGTTATCATTAGGCGTCTGGCGAATCGCAGCCATATCACACAAAACGCTTATCAAACGACCCTTACCCATCAATGATAGGACTTGTATAGGGGATCGAAAGATCGTAAGTTCGCAATTTGTATGCCGCCTCTGATTACGGTTTCTTCTTCAATAACTGACCAAAGATGACCTAATTATAATCGATGATGATACGAGACTTTTGCCGGGCAACATAATCAAACAAAGTTTATAGAAAATAAGGGTGACTGATTTGCAGCACGAGACAAAAACCAGTTTTTGTTATCATGGCACACTTTCACTGAGATTGGTAGAAGATGACCTTCTCTACTTCCGATAAGTTCACTTCCGAATATAAATATCTTTCTGAAGCGATGGAAAAGACAAAACAGTCTTCAGCACAGCGTTCTTCAAACAAGTTATGATGAAAGCAAGCAGGTGTTTGCACTTTTCGCTTTTTGCTATTGCAGTCAGTGCAGCTCTCGGTAAGATATATTTCATTGCAGTGGTAGGATCATTGCTGTAGAGAAGATCACCAGGAGTACATTCTTCTCGTAGCCATACCAGCACCAACAGGACTCTTCGACAATAAAGACCGCAGGATCGTCAACGGTACCGATGCGTCCATCCTAGATTTTCCCTTTATGATATCCCTTCGTGGTAGAACCGGACGCCACTCTTGTGGAGGAAGTATCCTGTCCGAGCTATGGATACTTACGGCTGGTCACTGTGTTTCATCGGTCACAGTCGCGCAGGAGACGGTTCAAGTGGGACGCACTGAGGTTTCTTTGGATGTGGACGAATCAGTGTACAGCATCGAGGAAGTCATTCGTCATCCTGGATACGATTCCAGCAACAGTTTCATCAACGATATCGCTCTGTTGAAGCTAGCAAGGTGCCTAACGTTTA
Coding sequences within:
- the LOC131265304 gene encoding chymotrypsin-2-like; this encodes MKASRCLHFSLFAIAVSAALAIPAPTGLFDNKDRRIVNGTDASILDFPFMISLRGRTGRHSCGGSILSELWILTAGHCVSSVTVAQETVQVGRTEVSLDVDESVYSIEEVIRHPGYDSSNSFINDIALLKLARCLTFSDRVYPVRLPRYMFEVEDDPNDLEVTLIGWGLNATGGVAPTTLQRIEYYVIPNEECNAIHSSTIHPSQICAAYPGGGKGQCGGDSGGPLLHHGVQVGIVSWSVRPCGAAPYPGVLTKVSHHLDFIREHTRILH